In Ignavibacteria bacterium, the genomic stretch TCAAAGAGTTTTTTCTTCCAATTGTAAATATCATTAACGTGTACGTTGTATTTTTCAGCAAGTTGGCTGATAGGAATATTGTTTTCAAGAAGTTCTCTAAGAATAAGAACTTTCTGATCAGAAGAATAATGTCTTCTCTCTCTTTTTGGTGTTTCGTTCATAAG encodes the following:
- a CDS encoding transposase, encoding MFCFRRKWNFLNLYNVKTYLDPSDLRLCSGRKEILMNETPKRERRHYSSDQKVLILRELLENNIPISQLAEKYNVHVNDIYNWKKKLF